The following proteins come from a genomic window of Sardina pilchardus chromosome 1, fSarPil1.1, whole genome shotgun sequence:
- the LOC134089778 gene encoding tyrosine-protein phosphatase 10D-like isoform X2 has product MDLGLPLSPGDSANVTESLRVVVKEEDIKEEEYDHVSSLHDEEEKPVVELHCKTETDIETEVAESYSLRVVVKEEDVKEEEYDLVISLHDEEEKPVVELWSKTETDIETDVADSDYSGTTTHSETLQTTVKTEVKKEDDEQENDYLVESKSFQNIMRQQDI; this is encoded by the coding sequence ATGGATCTTGGACTGCCGCTGAGCCCTGGCGACAGCGCTAACGTGACTGAAAGCCTGAGAGTGGTGGTGAAAGAGGAGGATATCAAAGAGGAGGAATATGATCATGTGAGTTCATTAcatgatgaagaagaaaagcCTGTGGTGGAGCTtcactgtaaaactgaaacgGACATTGAAACCGAAGTCGCAGAGTCTTACAGCCTGAGAGTGGTGGTGAAAGAGGAAGATGTTAAAGAAGAGGAATATGATCTTGTGATTTCATTAcatgatgaagaagaaaagcCTGTGGTGGAGCTGTGGAGTAAAACTGAAACGGACATTGAAACCGACGTTGCGGACTCAGACTACAGCGGTACAACGACTCACAGTGAAACACTACAGACAACCGTGAAGACTGAAGTGAAGAAAGAAGATGATGAGCAAGAGAATGATTATCTGGTGGAAAGTAAGTCCTTTCAGAATATCATGCGTCAGCAAGACATATAA